From a single Erpetoichthys calabaricus chromosome 1, fErpCal1.3, whole genome shotgun sequence genomic region:
- the LOC127528795 gene encoding tigger transposable element-derived protein 1-like: protein MKQEIIRRSECGVKQCDLVKEFGLSKTTIFTILTNKDAIKSAKVAKGVSKLFHEKHRSSIHEEMERLLAIWIKDRQVKGDVTTQDIICHKAKRIYDDLKKNVPGSSSNQDNEEEFKASRGWFFRFKKRCGIHSDEGYCPQQVFNANETGLFWKRMPSRTFITKEEKKLPGHKAMKDRLTLMFSSNASGDFKIKPLLVYHSENPRIFKKNNVIKSKLPVHWKSNQKAWVTQVIFNEWILETFAPAVKKFLLEKELPLKALLILDNAPSHSKDLEEILQENYPFIKVQYLPPNTTSILQPMDQQVIANFKKLYTRALFNKVFEECEFGGDNMTVRKFWKEKFDVLMAIRLIQKAWEEVSQRTLISAWKMLVPSWTQEEAVVDDTEVVKDIITVAQRLELEVEEEDVEELIEEHEEELTTEELQALLVQQQDNAQREASSDNEEQQSKNQPIPTADIKNILVKWKAVQEFTNAHYPDSAEANRINDLYSDTLSEESVCGDFSVS from the exons atgaaacaggAAATAATTAGAAGGAGTGAATGTGGGGTAAAACAGTGTGACCTCGTCAAAGAGTTTGGCCTCAGCAAGAccaccattttcaccattttgacaAATAAGGATGCAATCAAATCAGCCAAAGTAGCCAAAGGAGTATCaaaactatttcatgaaaaacataGGTCTTCAATCCACGAGGAAATGGAGAGGCTATTAGCGATTTGGATTaaggacaggcaggtgaaaggTGACGTAACAACCCAAGATATTATCTGTCACAAAGCCAAGAGAATTTATGACGATCTAAAGAAAAACGTCCCTGGAAGTAGCAGCAATCAAGATAATGAAGAAGAATTCAAAGCCAGCAGGGGGTGGTTTTTTAGATTTAAGAAAAGGTGTGGAATCCACAGC gatGAAGGATACTGCCCACAACAAGTGTTCAATGCCAATGAAACGGGTCTTTTCTGGAAAAGAATGCCGAGCAGAACCTTCAttacaaaagaggagaagaaattGCCAGGACACAAAGCCATGAAGGACAGACTTACCCTTATGTTTTCGTCTAATGCCAGCGGAGACTTCAAGATCAAACCTCTATTGGTTTATCACTCTGAAAATCCcagaattttcaagaaaaataacgtTATTAAGTCCAAACTGCCCGTCCATTGGAAGTCCAATCAAAAAGCCTGGGTGACCCAAGTTATCTTCAACGAATGGATTCTGGAAACCTTTGCTCCTGCCGTGAAGAAATTCTTGCTGGAAAAAGAACTGCCGCTCAAAGCCCTTCTGATACTTGACAATGCCCCTTCTCACTCAAAAGACCTAGAGGAAATATTGCAGGAAAATTATCCTTTTATCAAGGTGCAGTATTTGCCACCAAACACCACATCTATTCTTCAGCCAATGGATCAGCAAGTTATTGCGAACTTTAAAAAACTCTACACTAGAGCCCTCTTTAATAAGGTGTTTGAAGAATGCGAGTTTGGTGGAGACAATATGACTGTCCGAAAGTTTTGGAAGGAGAAATTTGATGTCCTTATGGCAATACGACTTATACAGAAGGCCTGGGAAGAAGTGTCACAAAGGACcctcatttctgcttggaagaTGCTTGTGCCTTCGTGGACCCAGGAAGAAGCAGTAGTTGATGACACAGAAGTGGTAAAGGACATCATCACAGTGGCCCAAAGGTTGGAATTAGAGGTAGAGGAAGAGGATGTAGAGGAGCTTATTGAGGAACACGAAGAAGAGCTGACAACTGAAGAGCTCCAAGCACTTCTGGTCCAGCAACAGGACAATGCTCAAAGGGAAGCGTCATCTGATAACGAGGAGCAACAATCAAAAAATCAACCAATCCCAACTGCTGACATCAAGAACATCCTGGTCAAATGGAAAGCAGTTCAGGAGTTTACCAATGCCCACTATCCGGATTcagctgaagcaaacaggatcAACGATCTTTACTCCGATACTCTT agTGAAGAATCTGTTTGTGGAGATTTTTCTGTTTCATAG